In one Pseudoclavibacter sp. Marseille-Q3772 genomic region, the following are encoded:
- the pstA gene encoding phosphate ABC transporter permease PstA, producing the protein MSTSTTSTTKRPVNRLTAGRLSGVQVALIALGALLVSTVIFGGLWLASGDPLYQVAKKSGKLTMNFNWGGWLVVAGLLYLIAVYIISSAVEGARQAKNRLVTGLLGVAFILAMVPLLSLIITLVIKGSPGFFSAQFFANDASVPLVRGAQHAIVGTLWITGLTTLLAVPIGFFTAIYLVEYGKGNMLSRALNFFVDVMTGIPSIVAGLFAFALFKIFTDLTGGDMTKIKSGFVGSIALLVLMIPTVVRSAEEMIRLVPNDLREASYALGVPKWRTISKVVLPTCLGGLVTGVLLAIARVIGETAPLMIAAGMTVNLNTNPFNGAMASLPTLVYQQYSFTDKTAVELAWAGALMLLIIVMALNIIGRIVRHYFSPKSNR; encoded by the coding sequence ATGTCAACATCTACTACTTCAACAACGAAACGGCCCGTTAATCGACTCACTGCCGGACGTCTGTCTGGCGTGCAGGTTGCACTCATCGCGCTCGGTGCGCTGCTGGTGTCAACGGTTATTTTCGGTGGGCTTTGGCTCGCCTCGGGCGACCCGCTCTACCAGGTTGCGAAGAAATCCGGCAAGCTCACCATGAACTTCAACTGGGGTGGCTGGCTGGTTGTTGCCGGTCTGCTCTACCTGATTGCGGTTTACATCATCTCCAGCGCTGTTGAGGGTGCAAGACAGGCAAAGAACCGTCTGGTGACGGGTCTACTAGGTGTCGCCTTCATCCTGGCGATGGTCCCGCTGCTATCGCTCATCATCACGCTGGTGATCAAGGGTTCGCCCGGATTCTTTTCGGCGCAGTTCTTCGCGAATGACGCGTCGGTACCGCTGGTTCGAGGCGCTCAGCACGCGATCGTCGGAACGCTGTGGATCACCGGTCTGACCACGCTGTTGGCGGTACCGATCGGATTCTTTACGGCGATCTACCTCGTCGAATACGGCAAGGGAAACATGCTCAGCCGTGCGCTGAACTTCTTTGTCGACGTGATGACCGGTATCCCCTCGATCGTTGCGGGTCTGTTCGCGTTCGCGCTGTTCAAGATCTTCACCGATCTGACCGGCGGTGACATGACAAAGATTAAGTCAGGTTTCGTTGGCTCAATCGCTCTGCTCGTGCTGATGATCCCGACTGTGGTTCGCTCGGCCGAAGAGATGATCCGACTCGTTCCGAACGACCTTCGTGAGGCGTCGTACGCGCTCGGTGTTCCGAAGTGGCGCACGATCTCCAAGGTTGTTCTGCCCACCTGCCTCGGTGGTTTGGTGACCGGTGTACTGCTCGCTATCGCCCGTGTGATCGGTGAGACCGCTCCGCTGATGATCGCCGCCGGTATGACGGTGAACTTGAACACGAACCCGTTCAACGGCGCGATGGCTTCACTGCCGACTCTGGTCTACCAGCAGTACAGCTTCACCGATAAGACAGCCGTCGAACTGGCATGGGCGGGTGCGCTCATGCTGCTCATCATCGTGATGGCGCTGAACATCATCGGTCGCATCGTTCGTCACTACTTCTCCCCCAAGAGCAACCGCTAA
- a CDS encoding NUDIX domain-containing protein: MQHSHDDFEDTVYAAGALVWRMDGEKPRVMVIYRERHNDYSFPKGKVDPGETLPQTAVREIEEETGLRVTLGAPIGVAEYELPSGRPKEVHYWVAEIDDAQFEQYSFVPNDEVGEVQWLSLSKAAKLLTYSRDRDLLAVLEERITNGTARTTPVIALRHAQAAPAIGWPGNDESRPLTSRGQAQAMQIVSILRAYQPTRVLTSTAVRCLATVGPLTHELELEPEITASISQNLSLGWSDVAQTVNDVLDAGQATVLCSHSPMVPSILDAVSKQCVSVPDKLEALGMLATAEFVVLHLARTDDDLRLVHAEAHGPQI, from the coding sequence ATGCAACACTCCCACGACGATTTCGAAGATACGGTCTACGCTGCCGGCGCTTTGGTGTGGCGAATGGATGGCGAGAAGCCGCGCGTGATGGTGATCTACCGTGAACGCCATAACGACTATTCCTTCCCGAAGGGCAAGGTAGATCCGGGCGAAACGCTGCCACAAACCGCCGTACGCGAAATCGAGGAAGAAACCGGATTGCGGGTGACCCTCGGCGCACCCATCGGCGTTGCCGAATACGAGCTCCCCAGCGGCCGCCCCAAAGAGGTGCACTACTGGGTTGCCGAGATCGATGACGCCCAGTTCGAGCAGTATTCGTTCGTTCCGAACGACGAAGTGGGCGAAGTGCAGTGGCTCTCGCTGTCCAAGGCGGCAAAGCTCCTCACCTATTCGCGCGACCGCGATCTCTTGGCGGTTCTTGAAGAGCGCATCACGAACGGTACGGCGCGAACCACGCCGGTGATCGCGCTTCGACACGCCCAGGCCGCCCCTGCGATCGGCTGGCCGGGAAATGATGAATCCCGCCCGCTCACCTCGCGCGGTCAGGCGCAGGCCATGCAGATCGTTTCGATCCTGCGGGCGTACCAGCCAACGCGCGTGCTCACATCCACTGCGGTCCGTTGCCTGGCCACCGTGGGCCCACTCACTCACGAGCTGGAGCTAGAACCGGAGATCACCGCATCCATTTCACAGAATCTGTCACTCGGATGGAGCGATGTCGCCCAGACCGTGAATGATGTGCTGGATGCGGGTCAAGCGACCGTGCTGTGCTCGCACTCCCCGATGGTGCCTTCGATTCTGGATGCTGTCAGCAAGCAATGTGTGTCCGTTCCAGACAAACTCGAGGCGCTCGGAATGCTTGCTACGGCAGAGTTTGTCGTCTTGCACCTTGCCCGCACCGATGACGACCTCCGGCTCGTGCACGCAGAAGCACACGGGCCACAGATCTAA
- a CDS encoding RNA degradosome polyphosphate kinase produces the protein MDTTHENREGLGEVSRYIDREMSWLAFNQRVLELGEASDVPLLERTNFLAIFPSNLDEWFMVRVAGLKRRIDLGLAVPTPAGIAPRTELAQIRTRARELQLRHATHFRDVVRPMLAEEGIEILGWDDLDQAQQARLTEIFSNDIFPVLMPLAVDPAHPFPYISGLSLNLSVRVRNPEGTKTDFARLKVPPMLPRLYPLESPEGKHWFILLEDLIAQHLEMLFPGMEVIDHHAFRVTRNEDVTIEEDETENLLQALEKELLRRRFGPPIRLEVSEDMDDETIELLKDELDITDDEVTVLPGPLDLTALFALGGVNRPELKYETHVPTTHPAFRTTESNEEPDMFGAIANRDILVHHPYESFSTSVVKFIEQAAADPDVLAIKQTLYRTSGDSPIIAALIKAAESGKQVLALVEIKARFDEQNNIVWARKLEKAGVHVVYGLVGLKTHCKLLQVIRREEHQLRTYNHIGTGNYNPKTSRIYEDLGLFTVDEDVSTDITRLFNQLSGYAIERDFKRLLVAPLHLRKGLLDLIENERQAALRGEESRIRIKVNSMIDEQLIDALYAASQAGVPVDVWVRGICGVRPGVPGLSETIRVRSVVGRYLEHSRIFSFHNGGDTKVFIGSADMMHRNLDRRIEALVQITDPAHVATLQDLFDLGMSDESATWHLGADGEWVRKHLNEHGKALVDVHNTVMRMVAARPTLHALRP, from the coding sequence ATGGACACTACTCACGAGAATCGCGAAGGCCTCGGCGAGGTAAGCCGGTACATTGACCGCGAAATGAGCTGGCTCGCGTTCAACCAGCGGGTGCTCGAGCTCGGCGAAGCGAGCGATGTACCGCTCTTGGAGCGCACCAACTTCCTCGCCATCTTCCCCTCGAACCTCGACGAGTGGTTCATGGTGCGCGTCGCAGGACTCAAACGCCGCATCGATCTCGGCCTAGCAGTGCCCACTCCCGCAGGCATCGCGCCTCGCACCGAGCTCGCACAAATCCGCACCCGCGCTCGCGAGCTGCAGCTGCGCCACGCCACGCACTTCCGCGATGTTGTTCGCCCCATGCTCGCCGAGGAAGGTATCGAGATCCTCGGATGGGATGACCTCGACCAGGCGCAGCAGGCTCGGCTAACCGAAATTTTCTCGAACGATATCTTCCCCGTCCTGATGCCGCTGGCTGTCGACCCGGCGCATCCATTCCCCTATATCTCGGGCCTTTCGCTGAACCTCTCGGTGCGAGTGCGCAACCCGGAAGGCACCAAGACCGACTTCGCACGCCTCAAGGTGCCGCCGATGCTGCCGCGTCTGTATCCACTGGAGTCACCCGAGGGCAAGCACTGGTTCATCCTGCTCGAAGATCTCATTGCCCAGCACCTGGAAATGCTCTTCCCCGGCATGGAGGTCATTGACCACCACGCGTTCCGGGTCACTCGTAACGAAGACGTCACCATTGAAGAGGACGAGACCGAAAACCTGCTGCAGGCGCTCGAAAAAGAACTGTTGCGCCGACGCTTTGGTCCCCCTATCCGCCTCGAAGTGTCCGAGGACATGGACGACGAGACGATCGAGCTCCTCAAGGACGAGCTCGACATCACGGATGATGAGGTCACCGTCCTGCCCGGCCCACTCGACCTGACCGCGCTATTCGCGCTGGGCGGCGTGAACCGCCCTGAGCTGAAGTACGAGACGCACGTTCCGACCACGCATCCGGCGTTCCGAACCACCGAATCGAACGAAGAACCCGATATGTTCGGGGCAATCGCCAACCGTGACATCCTCGTACACCACCCGTACGAGTCGTTCTCGACGAGCGTGGTGAAGTTCATTGAACAGGCCGCAGCCGACCCGGACGTCCTGGCAATCAAGCAGACGCTGTACCGCACTTCGGGCGATTCCCCGATTATTGCTGCGCTGATTAAGGCGGCAGAATCCGGTAAGCAGGTGCTTGCGCTGGTAGAGATCAAGGCCCGCTTTGATGAGCAGAACAACATCGTGTGGGCGCGCAAGCTCGAAAAGGCCGGCGTCCACGTGGTGTACGGCCTGGTTGGACTGAAAACACACTGCAAGCTGCTGCAGGTCATTCGCCGCGAAGAGCACCAGCTGCGCACGTATAACCACATCGGTACCGGTAACTACAACCCAAAGACATCGCGCATCTACGAAGACCTCGGCCTGTTCACGGTCGACGAGGATGTATCCACCGATATCACTCGCCTGTTCAACCAGCTCTCCGGCTACGCCATCGAGCGTGATTTCAAGCGCCTGCTGGTCGCTCCGCTGCACCTGCGCAAGGGGCTGCTCGACCTGATCGAGAACGAACGCCAGGCGGCGCTACGAGGCGAGGAAAGCCGCATCCGCATCAAGGTCAACTCGATGATTGACGAGCAGCTCATCGATGCGCTCTACGCCGCAAGCCAGGCCGGTGTTCCAGTCGATGTGTGGGTGCGCGGTATCTGCGGCGTGCGTCCCGGCGTACCTGGCCTGAGCGAAACGATTCGTGTGCGCTCAGTCGTCGGACGCTATCTCGAGCACTCGCGCATCTTCAGCTTTCACAACGGCGGCGACACGAAGGTGTTCATCGGTTCTGCCGACATGATGCACCGCAACCTCGATCGCCGCATCGAAGCGCTCGTGCAGATCACCGACCCGGCACACGTCGCCACACTCCAGGATCTCTTTGATCTCGGTATGTCCGACGAGTCGGCGACATGGCATCTTGGTGCGGATGGCGAGTGGGTGCGCAAGCATCTCAATGAGCATGGTAAGGCCCTCGTCGACGTGCACAACACCGTCATGCGCATGGTTGCCGCACGCCCCACGCTGCACGCCCTGCGCCCGTAG
- the pstS gene encoding phosphate ABC transporter substrate-binding protein PstS, with the protein MKLSRVSTSVAMTAIAALTLVGCASEGTGDNAGGGENGESTAAAGGIEYTPAEGLKGSLNATGASSQEKAQLNGWVPGYQEKQSDVTINYEATGSGAGRDNFVAGTSDFIGSDRAFKTEEIEKSKFPLCADGSDLVEIPAYISPIAIAFNVPGVEELNLDAETIAKIFDGKITKWNDEAIASLNDGVELPDSEITPVHRGDKSGTTENFTDYLAEVAPEAWTHEPDKEWPAGLPGEGADKTAGVADAIRGGEGTIGYLDASATSDLTTASIKSGEEFVPYSAEAAAKIVEASELESGRAETDLSYKLNFEGGDGSYPIVLVSYLVGCAEYKDAEKGKLVKDYFSYVISDEAQQKAGQEDVAGSAPLSPAVAEKAKAAIDAMK; encoded by the coding sequence ATGAAGCTTTCGCGTGTTAGCACCTCGGTTGCTATGACCGCAATTGCCGCTCTCACCCTCGTTGGCTGTGCCTCGGAGGGCACCGGAGACAACGCAGGTGGCGGAGAGAACGGCGAGTCGACCGCTGCTGCGGGTGGCATCGAATACACCCCTGCTGAGGGCCTCAAGGGAAGCCTGAACGCTACAGGTGCTTCGTCGCAGGAGAAGGCTCAGCTCAACGGCTGGGTTCCTGGCTACCAGGAGAAGCAGAGCGACGTAACCATTAACTACGAGGCAACCGGTTCGGGCGCAGGTCGCGACAACTTCGTGGCCGGTACCTCTGACTTCATCGGTTCGGACCGCGCCTTCAAGACCGAAGAAATCGAGAAGAGCAAGTTCCCGCTGTGCGCTGACGGCTCGGACCTCGTTGAGATCCCTGCGTACATCTCGCCGATCGCTATTGCGTTCAACGTTCCTGGCGTAGAAGAACTCAACCTGGACGCCGAGACCATCGCAAAGATCTTCGACGGCAAGATCACCAAGTGGAACGACGAGGCAATCGCTAGCCTCAACGACGGTGTAGAGCTCCCTGACTCGGAGATCACCCCGGTTCACCGCGGTGACAAGTCGGGTACCACCGAGAACTTCACCGACTACCTCGCTGAGGTTGCTCCTGAGGCATGGACCCACGAGCCGGACAAGGAATGGCCTGCCGGTCTCCCCGGTGAAGGTGCAGACAAGACCGCTGGTGTTGCTGACGCTATCCGCGGCGGTGAGGGCACCATCGGTTACCTCGACGCATCGGCCACTTCGGACCTGACCACCGCTTCGATCAAGTCGGGCGAGGAGTTCGTTCCTTACAGCGCAGAAGCTGCCGCAAAGATTGTTGAGGCTTCGGAGCTCGAATCGGGCCGCGCTGAGACCGACCTCTCGTACAAACTGAACTTCGAGGGTGGCGACGGATCGTACCCGATCGTCCTCGTTTCGTACCTGGTCGGCTGCGCCGAGTACAAGGACGCCGAGAAGGGCAAGCTCGTTAAGGACTACTTCTCGTACGTAATCTCGGACGAAGCACAGCAGAAGGCTGGCCAGGAAGATGTTGCTGGCTCGGCTCCGCTGTCGCCTGCAGTTGCAGAGAAGGCTAAGGCCGCTATCGACGCAATGAAGTAA
- the pstC gene encoding phosphate ABC transporter permease subunit PstC yields MTSTETTAKPAQPSATNVRRPGDIIFQTISTTSGALILAILAAVFLFLLVQGAPSLFSPIGSGEGDSIRTANDGFLNYVAPLVFGTIWSSLLAMLLALPVGIGVALFISHFTNRRYSGIMGFIIDMLAAVPSVVFGLWGILILAPIMGPMYKWLGENMEWFPLFAGGATPTGKNMMTAAIVLAIMILPIITSLCREIFLQTPRLHEEASLALGATKWEMVQQSVFPYARSGMFASAILALGRALGETMAVTMVLASAEIVTFKLLTSQNPTTIAASIAKKFPESHGMDSQTLIAGGLVLFAITLIVNSIGRWIISRSSK; encoded by the coding sequence ATGACGAGTACCGAAACTACGGCAAAACCCGCCCAACCTTCGGCTACTAACGTTCGCCGACCAGGCGACATCATCTTTCAAACTATTTCGACCACATCCGGCGCCCTCATCCTCGCAATTCTTGCCGCAGTGTTCTTGTTCCTGCTCGTACAGGGTGCCCCGTCGCTCTTCTCGCCAATCGGCTCCGGTGAGGGCGACTCGATCCGTACCGCGAACGATGGCTTCCTCAACTACGTAGCCCCACTCGTATTCGGAACGATCTGGTCGTCACTGCTCGCGATGCTGCTCGCGCTCCCAGTCGGTATCGGTGTGGCGCTGTTCATCAGCCACTTCACCAACCGCCGCTATTCGGGAATTATGGGCTTCATCATTGACATGCTCGCGGCAGTCCCCTCCGTTGTCTTTGGCCTGTGGGGTATTCTCATCCTCGCCCCGATCATGGGCCCGATGTACAAGTGGCTCGGTGAGAACATGGAATGGTTCCCACTGTTCGCCGGTGGTGCAACCCCGACAGGTAAGAACATGATGACCGCGGCGATTGTGCTCGCGATCATGATTCTGCCGATTATCACCTCGCTGTGCCGCGAGATCTTCCTCCAGACTCCTCGTCTGCACGAAGAGGCATCGCTTGCCCTCGGTGCTACCAAGTGGGAGATGGTGCAGCAGTCGGTATTCCCGTACGCGCGTTCGGGTATGTTCGCTTCCGCCATTCTCGCGCTCGGCCGTGCCCTGGGTGAAACGATGGCAGTGACGATGGTGCTCGCATCCGCCGAGATCGTTACCTTCAAGCTGCTGACATCACAGAACCCGACTACCATTGCGGCGTCCATCGCGAAGAAGTTCCCCGAATCGCACGGTATGGACTCGCAAACGCTGATCGCCGGTGGTCTCGTACTGTTCGCCATCACGCTGATCGTGAACTCAATTGGCCGCTGGATCATTTCCCGCAGCTCGAAGTAG
- a CDS encoding DNA-directed RNA polymerase subunit beta, translating into MEKFHRPVRMPIEAFEAFIGADDPAATNRIAHDTAHALLNRVRQSGDPQVVERTVEYANTHGLDDLVQLWAPAAPETLPGALWRLYLIHMAVSQHPDHASYTYRRGAAEDRSISHIVAGAQEPTGPEEILQLTATILRGAFIGDFAAALERAAAFCAVMSIGSASLAETDETTAPERANRFTIRSARYLDFARELAASASRWRRGTLE; encoded by the coding sequence GTGGAGAAGTTTCACCGGCCGGTACGGATGCCGATCGAAGCGTTCGAGGCATTTATCGGTGCCGACGATCCCGCGGCCACAAACCGAATCGCGCACGACACCGCACACGCCCTGCTCAACCGAGTGCGCCAGTCAGGCGACCCGCAAGTGGTCGAACGCACGGTCGAGTACGCAAATACGCACGGTCTCGACGACCTCGTGCAGCTGTGGGCGCCGGCCGCCCCCGAAACCCTGCCCGGTGCGCTGTGGCGGCTCTACCTCATCCACATGGCGGTATCGCAACACCCAGACCACGCCAGCTACACCTATCGCCGTGGCGCTGCCGAAGACCGCTCGATCAGCCACATCGTCGCCGGCGCGCAGGAACCCACGGGCCCGGAAGAAATCTTGCAGCTAACCGCCACCATCCTGCGCGGCGCATTCATCGGTGATTTCGCTGCAGCCTTGGAGCGAGCCGCCGCGTTCTGCGCCGTCATGTCGATCGGTTCGGCATCCCTTGCCGAAACCGACGAGACCACCGCTCCCGAACGAGCAAACCGGTTCACCATCCGCTCAGCCCGGTACCTCGATTTCGCGCGCGAACTCGCGGCAAGCGCCTCGCGGTGGCGTCGCGGAACACTCGAATAA
- the pstB gene encoding phosphate ABC transporter ATP-binding protein PstB, which yields MSKRIEIKNLDIYYDKFKAVENVNMTIEPKSVTAFIGPSGCGKSTVLRTLNRMHEVIPKAWVDGEVLLDGDNLYGQGVDPVNVRRQVGMVFQRANPFPTMSIKENVLAGVRLNNKRISNKDAAELVEKSLRGANLWNEVKDRLDAPGGGLSGGQQQRLCIARAIAVKPDVLLMDEPCSALDPISTLAIEDLIHELKTDYTIVIVTHNMQQATRVSDRTGFFNIAGTGKPGKLIEFDDTRNIFENPQDKQTQDYVTGRFG from the coding sequence ATGTCAAAGCGTATTGAAATCAAGAACCTGGACATTTACTACGACAAGTTCAAGGCTGTCGAGAATGTCAACATGACCATCGAGCCGAAGAGCGTAACCGCGTTCATTGGCCCGTCGGGTTGCGGTAAGTCGACCGTACTGCGCACCCTGAACCGTATGCACGAGGTAATCCCCAAGGCATGGGTTGATGGCGAGGTACTCCTCGACGGCGACAACCTCTACGGCCAGGGCGTTGACCCGGTAAACGTGCGTCGTCAGGTGGGTATGGTGTTCCAGCGCGCGAACCCGTTCCCGACCATGTCCATCAAGGAGAACGTGCTCGCCGGTGTGCGCCTGAACAACAAGCGCATCTCGAATAAGGACGCCGCTGAGCTCGTCGAGAAGTCGCTGCGCGGCGCGAACCTCTGGAACGAGGTTAAGGACCGCCTGGATGCTCCCGGTGGTGGACTCTCGGGTGGTCAGCAGCAGCGTCTGTGCATCGCTCGCGCCATTGCGGTGAAGCCTGATGTGCTGCTGATGGACGAGCCCTGCTCGGCACTTGACCCGATCTCGACGCTCGCGATTGAGGACCTCATCCACGAGCTCAAGACCGACTACACGATCGTGATCGTGACCCACAACATGCAGCAGGCAACTCGTGTTTCGGACCGCACCGGCTTCTTCAACATTGCCGGTACCGGTAAGCCGGGCAAGCTCATTGAGTTTGACGACACCCGGAACATCTTCGAGAACCCGCAGGACAAGCAGACTCAGGACTACGTGACCGGTCGCTTCGGTTAA
- a CDS encoding FABP family protein, which translates to MMEIPVDLPPELVPLTWVIGTWEGNGMVEYKIDDQLREHPFRQRIEFTHSGQPYLEYRSQVWLLDDNGEAADSPLTSEAGFWRLARKRTDGDVGPGMLPPSASAEITDAEGVEALRNSDNGFDLEVTLAHPTGVSEVYYGMVRGPRIDLATDGVLRTAGAKEYRSATRLYGLVNGRMFWAWDIAALGQELATHASAQLDRV; encoded by the coding sequence ATGATGGAAATCCCCGTCGACCTGCCACCAGAACTGGTACCGCTCACCTGGGTGATTGGCACCTGGGAAGGCAATGGCATGGTCGAATACAAAATCGACGATCAGTTGCGCGAGCACCCCTTCAGGCAGCGCATTGAGTTCACCCACTCAGGGCAGCCCTATCTCGAGTATCGATCACAGGTGTGGTTACTCGACGATAACGGCGAAGCAGCCGATAGCCCGCTTACCAGCGAAGCCGGCTTCTGGCGGCTGGCCCGTAAGCGAACCGACGGCGATGTCGGTCCCGGCATGCTGCCCCCATCCGCATCCGCCGAAATCACCGATGCTGAAGGCGTCGAGGCGCTGCGCAATAGCGACAACGGGTTTGACCTGGAGGTGACCCTCGCGCATCCCACCGGTGTGAGCGAGGTGTACTACGGCATGGTGCGCGGACCGCGCATTGATCTGGCAACGGATGGGGTGCTGCGCACTGCCGGTGCGAAAGAGTATCGCTCGGCCACGCGGCTGTACGGCCTGGTGAACGGGCGGATGTTCTGGGCATGGGATATTGCCGCGCTCGGACAGGAACTCGCCACGCACGCCTCCGCACAACTGGATCGCGTGTGA
- the mshD gene encoding mycothiol synthase → MELRALPVASTLGNALEQFAHACKTADNASPFNDASMLAPQSRHALAIRSSTNELVALALCAPAGDNDAYEVEFAVHPDHRERGYGRRLYDQLVAMAPAPLRFWAHGNTAGARALAASVGIRPIRTLFMLTRPTTPTDSAQTSTPEGYCVRTFDESQDAVAWVSLNATVFADHPEQGKLTLDDLQARMNQPWFCAEDFFVVTPEDAPERLLGYCWCKITEDAAEVYVLGIHPDASGRGLGGALMRRAFARFAELGRSKSELYVDGDNHSALGLYRKLGYEEHFSDVQYG, encoded by the coding sequence ATGGAACTGCGCGCGCTCCCGGTTGCTTCAACGCTCGGCAATGCCCTCGAACAGTTCGCACACGCCTGCAAGACCGCCGATAACGCCTCGCCGTTCAACGACGCATCCATGCTTGCACCGCAATCGCGGCATGCCCTTGCCATCCGCTCATCAACCAATGAGCTCGTCGCTCTGGCACTCTGCGCCCCGGCGGGCGATAACGATGCATACGAGGTCGAGTTTGCCGTGCATCCGGATCACCGCGAGCGCGGGTACGGCCGTAGGCTGTACGACCAGCTTGTCGCAATGGCTCCGGCTCCGCTCCGGTTCTGGGCGCACGGTAATACTGCCGGCGCCCGAGCACTGGCGGCGAGCGTTGGGATTCGCCCCATTCGCACGCTATTTATGCTCACCCGCCCCACCACACCGACCGATTCGGCACAGACATCCACACCCGAGGGATATTGTGTTCGTACCTTCGACGAGAGCCAGGATGCGGTGGCCTGGGTTTCGCTGAACGCTACGGTCTTTGCCGATCACCCCGAACAAGGGAAACTCACACTCGACGATCTACAGGCGCGGATGAACCAGCCGTGGTTCTGCGCCGAGGATTTCTTTGTGGTGACCCCCGAAGACGCCCCAGAACGCCTGCTCGGCTACTGCTGGTGCAAGATCACCGAGGATGCGGCCGAGGTCTACGTACTCGGCATTCATCCGGATGCGTCCGGTCGCGGCCTCGGCGGCGCGCTGATGCGCAGAGCCTTTGCACGATTCGCCGAACTCGGCAGGAGCAAGTCCGAGCTGTACGTCGATGGGGACAACCACAGCGCGCTCGGACTGTACCGGAAGCTGGGGTACGAGGAGCACTTCAGCGATGTGCAGTACGGCTGA
- a CDS encoding folate-binding protein: MTTPLAAQRALALGDAVVSLPTVGAISVTGEDRLTLIHSLTTQHVAGLEAGECVENLVLSPQGRIEHQFLMVDDGARTLIASETANELGQWLMRMRFMMRVEVDELSGHIIGTFADPNGRDHAVQWGDPWMQADGISYAKARTAADYPLTLQLVDEVPQGALASETLEGLRIAAWRPRFATEVDERALPHELDLLRSAVHMNKGCYRGQETVAKVHNLGHPPRRLTYLSLDGNVPEHGALIRLDPEGKPVGRITSAATHYEEGPIALALLKRNTPVDVPLSVDDSDAPITAAQTVIVPPDAGSVVSLPPRR, encoded by the coding sequence GTGACCACGCCACTTGCCGCGCAGCGCGCGCTCGCGCTCGGCGACGCGGTGGTGTCGCTGCCGACTGTTGGTGCAATCAGCGTCACCGGCGAGGACCGACTGACCCTCATCCACTCGCTCACCACACAGCATGTTGCGGGCCTGGAAGCGGGGGAGTGCGTCGAGAACCTCGTGCTCTCACCACAGGGACGCATTGAACACCAGTTCTTGATGGTTGATGACGGTGCGCGCACGCTGATTGCCAGCGAAACCGCGAACGAGCTCGGTCAGTGGTTGATGCGGATGCGGTTCATGATGCGTGTCGAGGTTGATGAGCTTTCCGGACACATCATCGGTACGTTTGCCGATCCGAATGGCCGAGATCACGCGGTGCAGTGGGGCGATCCGTGGATGCAGGCGGACGGTATCAGTTACGCGAAGGCACGTACGGCTGCCGACTACCCGCTGACGCTGCAACTGGTCGACGAAGTGCCACAGGGAGCCCTCGCATCCGAAACCCTGGAAGGACTACGCATTGCCGCGTGGCGGCCGAGATTCGCGACCGAAGTCGACGAACGAGCACTGCCGCACGAACTCGACCTGCTGCGCAGCGCCGTGCACATGAACAAGGGATGCTATCGGGGTCAAGAGACTGTCGCCAAAGTGCATAACCTCGGTCATCCGCCGCGCCGATTGACGTACCTGAGCCTTGACGGCAACGTGCCCGAACACGGTGCGCTCATCCGACTCGATCCCGAGGGCAAACCGGTGGGCCGCATCACCTCGGCGGCGACGCACTACGAAGAGGGCCCGATCGCCCTCGCGCTACTTAAGCGAAACACACCGGTGGATGTGCCGCTGAGCGTGGATGACTCGGATGCACCGATCACCGCCGCGCAGACCGTCATTGTGCCGCCGGATGCGGGGAGTGTCGTGTCACTGCCGCCGCGGCGCTAG